One segment of Polypterus senegalus isolate Bchr_013 chromosome 8, ASM1683550v1, whole genome shotgun sequence DNA contains the following:
- the LOC120534053 gene encoding protein transport protein Sec61 subunit alpha yields MGIKFLEVIKPFCAVLPEIQKPERKIQFREKVLWTAITLFIFLVCCQIPLFGIMSSDSADPFYWMRVILASNRGTLMELGISPIVTSGLIMQLLAGAKIIEVGDTPKDRALFNGAQKLFGMIITIGQAIVYVMTGMYGDPAEMGAGICLLIIIQLFVAGLIVLLLDELLQKGYGLGSGISLFIATNICETIVWKAFSPTTINTGRGTEFEGAVIALFHLLATRSDKVRALREAFYRQNLPNLMNLIATIFVFAVVIYFQGFRVDLPIKSARYRGQYSSYPIKLFYTSNIPIILQSALVSNLYVISQMLSVRFSGNFLVNLLGQWADVSGGGPARSYPVGGLCYYLSPPESMGAIFEDPIHVVVYIIFMLGSCAFFSKTWIDVSGSSAKDVAKQLKEQQMVMRGHRETSMVHELNRYIPTAAAFGGLCIGALSVLADFLGAIGSGTGILLAVTIIYQYFEIFVKEQAEVGGMGALFF; encoded by the exons aTTCAGTTTAGAGAGAAAGTACTATGGACTGCtataacactttttattttcttggtaTGCTGTCAG aTCCCATTATTTGGAATAATGTCCTCAGACTCTGCAGATCCTTTCTACTGGATGAGAGTAATCTTGGCATCAAATCGGG GCACCCTAATGGAGTTGGGCATCTCTCCAATTGTGACCTCTGGATTAATTATGCAGCTGTTAGCTGGAGCTAAAATTATTGAGGTTGGGGATACACCAAAAGACAGAGCACTTTTTAATGGAGCCCAGAAAT tATTTGGAATGATTATAACTATTGGTCAAGCCATTGTCTATGTCATGACAGGAATGTATGGAGATCCTGCAGAAATGGGTGCTGGTATTTGTCTATTAATTATTATTCAG CTCTTTGTTGCTGGCCTGATTGTTTTACTTTTGGATGAGTTACTTCAAAAAGGCTATGGTCTTGGATCTGGAATATCATTGTTTATTGCTACCAACATCTGTGAAACAATTGTGTGGAAAGCCTTCAGTCCAACCACAATCAACACCGGCAGAG gaacTGAATTTGAGGGTGCAGTGATTGCTCTGTTTCATTTGCTGGCTACTAGGTCTGATAAAGTTCGTGCTCTCCGTGAAGCTTTTTATCGTCAGAATTTGCCTAATCTCATGAACCTTATTGCTACAATCTTTGTATTTGCTGTTGTCATTTATTTTCAG GGATTCCGTGTAGATCTGCCAATCAAATCTGCCCGCTACCGTGGTCAGTACAGTAGCTATCCTATCAAGCTTTTTTATACCTCAAACATTCCCATTATTCTTCAGTCAGCATTGGTTTCAAAcctatatgtgatttctcagatgCTTTCTGTTCGCTTCAGTGGAAACTTTCTTGTCAATTTGCTTGGACAGTGGGCG GATGTAAGTGGAGGTGGTCCAGCGCGATCATATCCAGTTGGTGGCCTCTGTTACTACCTGTCGCCACCGGAATCAATGGGTGCAATTTTTGAAGATCCTATACATGttgttgtatatattattttcatgcTTGGTTCATGTGCCTTCTTCTCCAAAACATGGATTGATGTTTCTGGTTCATCCGCAAAGGAT GTTGCTAAACAACTTAAGGAGCAGCAGATGGTAATGAGAGGACACAGAGAAACATCAATGGTGCATGAACTAAAtag gtACATTCCAACTGCAGCTGCTTTTGGAGGACTTTGTATTGGAGCTCTCTCGGTCCTGGCTGACTTCCTGGGTGCCATTGGATCTGGAACAGGAATTTTACTTGCTGTTACTATTATATATcagtattttgaaatttttgtcaAAGAACAGGCAGAAGTTGGAGGGATGGGGGCATTGTTTTTTTGA